The following proteins are encoded in a genomic region of Sphaeramia orbicularis chromosome 2, fSphaOr1.1, whole genome shotgun sequence:
- the adamts1 gene encoding A disintegrin and metalloproteinase with thrombospondin motifs 1 produces MMWLLRVSIGLLAALCVGATQSAWEESTVVPVRLDPTARSESETEQRRTLSTEEKEKVAEMRVYRLDVFGKELILQLEPDHTFLAPGFVFHIVGSPEPTQTPETGAEQGCFFSGRVNGEEHSAAALNLCHGLSGGFYYEGAEYFIQPLNTSDFRGAEEDVHSIRRRGRAGLAEEGSSKCGVNEDEERVPKNLEKETRQEAANSEQTAHHRTRRFVSTPRYLEIMLVADQSMAEFHGAGLKPYLLTIMAVASRLYRHPSIHNSISLAVVKLLVVYEEERGPQVSSNAAMTLRNFCQWQRQHNPPSDRHPEHYDTAVLFTRTDLCGAHSCDTLGMADVGTVCDPDRSCSIIEDDGLQAAFTVAHELGHVFNMPHDDAQLCSGVNGAHWGSHMMASTLSNLDQQQPWSPCSALMVTTFLDNGHGQCLLDKPVKPQPLPQPLPGTVYDADHQCRLTFGEDSQHCPDLSTTCAALWCTVTTSNGLLVCQTKNFPWADGTPCGHDSYCLAGQCLTKTQAAKHQTPVNGGWGVWGPWGDCSRTCGGGVQYSFRSCDNPLPKNGGKYCEGKRIQYRSCNTETCPDTNGLSFREEQCLAHNDMSAQVSLGSGEGVEWVPKYAGVSPKDRCKLVCRAKGTGYFFVLKSKVADGTPCSPDSTSVCVQGQCVKAGCDRVIGSNQRFDKCGVCGGDGSTCKKVSGSLERARPGYQDVVTIPAGATHVDVKQRAPGNGRHDNSYLAVRRQDGTYLLNGDYKLMTMETDIALRGSLLRYSGSSATLERLRSFAPLPEPLTIQVLSVGEAPRPRVKYSYFAPRPNNAASGSNSGGRRQSINAIREVGGAEWVMREWGPCSQTCGGGTQQREVVCLDPQGRQSKDCPEELRPLASRSCASQSCPSWLLGEWSVCSKTCGRGFRKRPLRCIGHDGRTLTNDSCDPKDRPRPLLELCNQGPC; encoded by the exons ATGATGTGGCTTTTACGCGTTTCCATTGGTTTATTAGCCGCTCTGTGCGTCGGCGCCACGCAAAGCGCCTGGGAGGAGAGCACGGTGGTACCGGTCCGACTAGACCCGACGGCCCGGTCGGAGAGCGAAACCGAACAGCGGCGGACTCTCTCcacagaggagaaggagaaagtgGCGGAGATGAGAGTATACCGGTTGGACGTATTTGGAAAGGAACTGATCTTGCAGCTTGAGCCCGATCACACCTTCCTGGCGCCGGGTTTTGTGTTCCACATTGTCGGGAGTCCCGAACCGACCCAGACACCCGAGACCGGGGCCGAGCAGGGATGCTTCTTCTCGGGACGCGTGAATGGAGAGGAGCACTCCGCCGCTGCGCTCAACCTGTGCCACGGACTGAGCGGCGGATTCTACTATGAGGGTGCAGAGTACTTCATCCAGCCCCTGAACACCTCTGACTTCAGGGGCGCGGAGGAGGATGTGCACTCGATCCGGCGCAGAGGTCGGGCAGGATTGGCCGAGGAGGGGAGCTCCAAGTGTGGGGTCAACGAGGACGAGGAGAGGGTGCCAAAGAATCTGGAAAAGGAAACCAGGCAGGAAGCCGCGAACTCAGAGCAGACAG CCCATCACAGAACCAGGAGGTTTGTTTCCACCCCTCGCTACCTGGAGATCATGCTGGTGGCTGACCAGTCCATGGCTGAATTTCATGGTGCTGGGCTCAAACCCTACCTCCTGACCATCATGGCTGTGGCATCCCGCCTCTACCGCCACCCCAGCATCCACAACTCCATCAGCCTGGCTGTGGTGAAGCTGCTGGTGGTCTACGAGGAGGAGCGAGGCCCCCAGGTCTCATCTAACGCTGCCATGACCCTCCGCAACTTCTGCCAGTGGCAAAGACAGCACAACCCACCCAGCGACCGCCACCCGGAGCACTATGACACCGCCGTGCTCTTCACCAGGACG GACCTGTGCGGCGCCCACTCTTGTGACACTCTGGGCATGGCAGATGTTGGAACTGTGTGTGACCCTGACAGAAGCTGCTCCATCATTGAAGACGATGGCCTCCAGGCAGCTTTTACCGTGGCTCATGAACTGG GCCACGTCTTCAACATGCCTCATGATGACGCCCAGCTCTGCTCTGGGGTCAACGGTGCTCACTGGGGCTCCCACATGATGGCCTCAACCCTGTCCAACCTGGACCAGCAGCAGCCGTGGTCGCCCTGCTCTGCCCTGATGGTCACCACATTCCTGGACAACGGCCACGGTCAGTGTCTGCTGGACAAGCCGGTCAAGCCTCAGCCACTGCCCCAGCCGCTGCCCGGTACAGTGTACGACGCAGACCATCAGTGTCGGCTGACGTTTGGAGAAGACTCGCAGCACTGCCCGGACTTGAGCACCACCTGCGCCGCTCTGTGGTGTACTGTCACTACATCCAATGGTCTGCTGGTGTGTCAGACCAAGAACTTCCCCTGGGCTGATGGGACACCATGTGGGCATGACAGCTACTGCCTGGCTGGACAGTGTCTCACGAAAACCCAAGCTGCTAAACACCAG ACACCTGTCAATGGTGGCTGGGGGGTCTGGGGTCCCTGGGGTGACTGCTCCCGGACCTGTGGAGGAGGTGTTCAGTATTCCTTTCGCTCCTGTGATAACCCTTTACCCAAGAACGGAGGCAAATACTGCGAGGGCAAGAGGATCCAGTACCGCTCCTGTAACACCGAGACCTGCCCTGATACTAACG GCCTGTCGTTCAGGGAGGAACAGTGCTTGGCCCACAACGACATGTCGGCCCAAGTGTCACTGGGTTCAGGCGAGGGAGTCGAGTGGGTGCCGAAGTATGCCGGAGTTTCACCCAAAGACCGCTGCAAACTGGTGTGCAGGGCCAAGGGGACCGGGTACTTCTTTGTGCTCAAATCTAAG GTGGCTGACGGCACACCCTGCAGCCCAGACTCTACCTCCGTCTGCGTTCAAGGCCAGTGCGTCAAGGCTGGATGTGATCGCGTCATTGGCTCCAACCAGCGCTTTGataagtgtggtgtgtgtggcgGCGACGGTTCCACCTGCAAGAAGGTGTCTGGGTCTCTGGAGCGAGCCAG GCCTGGTTATCAGGATGTTGTTACTATCCCTGCTGGTGCCACCCATGTGGATGTTAAACAACGGGCGCCTGGCAACGGTCGTCATGACAACAGCTATCTGGCGGTGCGTCGCCAGGATGGCACCTATCTGTTGAACGGTGACTATAAGCTGATGACCATGGAGACCGACATCGCCCTGAGAGGGTCTCTGCTGAGGTACAGCGGCTCCTCTGCCACCCTGGAGCGCCTGCGGAGCTTTGCCCCCCTCCCTGAGCCCCTGACCATCCAGGTGTTGTCTGTCGGGGAGGCCCCAAGGCCCCGGGTTAAGTACAGCTACTTCGCCCCCAGACCTAACAATGCTGCTTCAGGCTCTAACAGCGGAGGTCGCCGCCAGTCCATCAACGCCATCCGAGAGGTGGGTGGAGCCGAGTGGGTCATGAGGGAGTGGGGCCCGTGCTCCCAGACCTGTGGCGGAGGTACGCAGCAGAGGGAAGTGGTGTGTCTGGACCCCCAGGGCCGCCAATCAAAAGACTGCCCTGAAGAGCTCCGCCCCTTGGCCTCACGGTCCTGCGCATCCCAGTCCTGTCCCTCCTGGCTTCTGGGTGAGTGGTCGGTTTGCTCAAAGACCTGCGGCAGAGGCTTCAGGAAACGCCCACTGCGCTGCATCGGCCACGACGGACGCACACTGACCAATGACAGCTGTGACCCCAAAGACAGGCCGCGACCCCTTCTGGAACTGTGTAATCAGGGTCCCTGCTAA